The Planctomicrobium piriforme genome includes the window CCGCAGGCAAACACTACGCAGGCGATCACCGCAACCACGCTGAGGCCATAGAAGCCTGCATCGAAGCCGGCGGCGTCCACCATCAACCCGGTAAGATAATTGCTGAGGGCCGCGCCGAGTCCGATTCCGGTCGCCACGATCCCCTGGGCGAAATTGAATCGACCAGTCCCTTTGGTCAGGTCGGCCATCATCAGCAGGGCGACGACTCCAAAGATGCCGGCTCCCACGCCATCGAGGATCTGATTGGCAATCAGGAACGCCGGGTTCGTCGTCACTGTATAGAGCAGCCCTCGGATGGGCAGCACCGCGAATGCCAACAACATCACCCGTTTGCGTCCAGTTTGCGCTTTGCGGCTGGCGAGGATGGTCACCGGCACCATCGTCAACTGGGCGACGACAATGCAGATCCCCATCATGCTCGATGCAATCTCAGGTCGTTCTGCAGACACCTTTTGCCCCAGTAACGGCAGCATCGCGGCATTGGCGAAATGAAACAGCACGACGGCCAGGGCGAACCACAGAATTCGTGGATCGCGAAACAGGTCAGACAACGGCGAGACATGATGTGACCCGTCGGCAGCATCCGCCCCGCGGGCAAGGTCGTGATCGATATCCTTTTCTCGAATAAACAGCACCGCTGTCGCACTCAGCACGGCCATCGTCGCCATGCTGAAAAAGACGCCGCCGCTTCCCCAGAACCAGCCTGTGATTGCAGCCATCCCTGCCGCTGTCACATTCCCGGCATGAAAACAGGCTTCATTCCTGCCTGCCCGGGCCGGCAGTCGTCGGCGTCCCACTAACCCGAGACTGATCGCCGCGAGTGCAGGTGGGAAGACGGTCGTCACAACACCGGTGAGGATCTGCGTCCCGAGAATCAGCGGACGTGAGGGAACCAGATACATCACCACGGAGGAGATCGCCACGATGATGGCCGCCACGGAAACGGCGAGCCGCTTGTGGTGCGTCCGGTCGATCCAGGCTCCCATGAACGGCTGCGCCACCACGCTTGCCAGCAGCATCATGGCCATCGCCTGACCGGCTTCGCCTGATGTCCAGTGACGGCTGCTCACCAGGTAAATCGCCAGAAACGGGCCGAGCCCGTCGGCGACATCCGCAAGAAAAAAGGCCGTGCCGTCGAGGGCGCGCTGGCTGGTCGATTTCGAATCGGGCGACGTTAGAGAAGACATACAGTTCCACAAAGATCATGAGTCAATTCAGGGGAAAATCGAGTGCGAAGATTTGCACCCTGGCCAGCTTATCCGGCCAACCTGAAGATCACGTGAGAACAAAGTCTGCGCCGATTCTGGGGGCCTTCATCTGTTTGTAATCTGCTGCCGGCGCCTCCACTTCCAACCTGCAGCAATCAGTCATTTTGCGTCAATCGCCGGGCCGCTTTCGTCAGGTCGGCGATGAAATCTCGCCGCATTTGTGCCCGCTGCTCGGCATCCGGCACACGCAAGAGGGCCGAGGGGTGATAAGTCGCGATGGTCGCGTCACACCAGTCGGTTTGCAGCCACTCACCCCGCTGTCGGGTAATGCGAAAGTCGCGGCCAATCAGTGCCTGAGCGGCTGTGGCCCCCAGGCAAATCAGAACTTCGGGACGAATCAACCCGAGTTCTGCTTCCAGCCACGGTCGGCAAGCGTTGACCTCCCTGGCGTCAGGCTTCTGATGCAAGCGACGTTTGCCCCTCAAGGTGAACTTGAAGTGCTTGACGGCATTCGTCACATACGTTTGGCGACGATCGATGCCGGCTTCGTGCAGGGCCTCGTCGAGGACCTCTCCGGCCGGGCCAACAAACGGCTCCCCCGCCAGGTCTTCCTGATCGCCGGGTTGCTCGCCGACCAGCACCAGCCGCGCACTGGTCGGTCCGACGCCAAACACGGTCTGCGTGGCGTGTTGATGCAGGTCGCATCCACGGCACTTTTCTGCCGCTTTGACCAGGTGTGGATAGTCGAGCGATTCCGGCAGAAAGTCCCTGGCGGAACGAGCATTACCTTCCTGTCTCATCAGCATCTCCTGCACGCGCCGGTCAGCATCGGCCAGCAGGTCGGGAATCAGCGACGCCTCGGGCAACGTCGGCCAATGGCGAACTGGCATTTCCCGCACCATCATCTTCAGCTTGATGCGGGCAGGATTGAAAATCGACCCGTAATAGGTTTTCCATAGCACTTCCAGTTCGTCTGCCTCCGGCGCGACGCTACGGGGAACGCCTGGCCCGTAAGCCAATTCATTCTGGTCCCAGACAACCGATTCCTCCGGTGTCAAAATTGCCCAGTGCATGTGAGGAAAACGACGCGATAAGAACGGAGCCACAAGCCGCAGAATGAAATGGTCAGGACGATGCCAGGCGATGAATTCCTCGCGATCTCCTTCAACAACCTTCCGAAACCGAACGAAGGCTTTGGCCTTGTGAGCATCGCGACGCACGGCTGCGTCCATGCGCAGCAGCATCTGCACGTCGTCATCGGTTGTGATGTCGAGTAGCGAGGGCTCGCCATGCGTGAGCCGCCACAGCACCTGATAGAGACGTTGCCAGCGTGCGTCCTCCCGATGGCAGGCGACCCGTCGAGCCAGTTCCAGAAATCGGGGAGACACGCGCGATTGAAACGATGTCGTTGCGACTTTGGGTTCTTCCTGGTCAGAGAAGAGTTGAGACTGTGCAGACTGGGAGTTGAATTGCACATCAGCGGGAGCAACGCCCTCGGCTAACAGGCCTCGGCTCACGGCGCGCCATTCTTCGAAATCGCTGACTGTCAAAAACCGCGACATGCACGTCCTCAGAGTTCTCCGGAGCGTGCGGACTGGGCCGTCTCGAACAACAGCAGTTGCTTCGCGGGCGGAGGAGGGGCGAGCAGACTTTGAACTTGCAGCGTATCGCGACGAGCCGGAATGTGATCGCTCGCAATCACAAAAGCCGCGGTGCGCTTCCAGGCCACTTTCAACTTCTTCAGGTCCGCGACGGTCACTCGATGGTGTCGCCGGATCTTGAGAATCCGGTCGACGCTGCGGACGCCGATACCGGGGATTCTCAGCAAGGCTTCGCGAGGAGCCTGATACACGTCGACTGGGAAATACTCGGGGTGTGCCATCGCCCAGGCGAGCTTCGGATCGACTTCGAGAGACAGATTCTGCTTGGGCCCGGCGATCTCATCGGCCTTGTAGCCGTAAAATCGCATCAGCCAGTCGGCCTGATAGAGCCGATGCTCTCGAACGAGCGGCGGTGACTGGCCTGGCAAGCGGGCGTCCGCATGCGGGATTGGGCTATAGGCAGAGAAATACACCCGGCGCAGCCGCTGATCGGAATACAGTGCCGAGGCGGTTTTCAATATCTCCGCGTCTGAGGTCGCGGTGGCGCCGACAATCATCTGGGTGCTTTGTCCTGCGGGAGCAAAGCGAGGAGCGCGAAACCCGGCCTGGCGTTCCTTGCGATATTCCTCAATGCGCTCGCGAACGCTCTCCATCGCCCCCACGATTTCCGGCACTTTCTTCTCGGGCGCGAGTTGTTTCAAATCAGCAGGGGTCGGAAGCTCGATGTTGACGCTCAGCCGATCGGCATAGCGGCCTGCCTGTTCCAGCAGAATTTCATCCGCGCCAGGAATCGTTTTCAGGTGAATATAGCCGCCGAATTTGTGTTCCTCACGCAGTGTGCGAGCCACTGAAATCAGTTGCTCCATCGTGTAATCGGCGGTCTGAATAATGCCTGAGCTGAGAAACAGGCCTTCGATGTAGTTTCTGGTGTAGAAATCGAGGGTCAGCCGGACCACTTCCGCTGCTGTGAAGCGTGCCCGCGGCGTGTCGCTGGTCACCCGATTGATGCAGTACTGGCAGTCGAAGATGCAGTAGTTGGTCAGCAGAATCTTGAGCAGCGAAACGCAGCGGCCATCCGGGGTATAGCTGTGACAGATTCCCATGCCCTCCGTGCTTCCCAGTCGACTGCCGGCACGAGTGCCTTTCGATCCGCTGCTCGCACAGGACGCGTCGTATTTGGCGGCATCGGCCAGAATCGCAAGTTTCTGCTGAACGTCCATATTCTGCCTTTTGACGCCACATTGCGGCGATCTCGATTTTAGACGCCTGTGACCGTCTGCCCAGACGAGAGTGGCGTCGGTCCGGCAGTAAGAATTTTCCGGGAATTTTTCGACGCGAATCCTTTCCGAGAGCGGTTTGTTCGGAAACAATGCGCGATTCCACTCAAGAACGTCGCAGGGATGCGGCCATTTTCACAATTTGCAAGAAGTCAGCGCCACGATGATTGATCCTGCCAACTCCTGGTCCCTGGCCGACTCGATCGATCTGTATGAAATCGATCGTTGGGGCAACGGGTTCTTCGCCGTTGGAAAAAATGGTCAGGTACAGGTTCACCCGAGCCGCGATGTGAACCAGGCGATCGACCTGAAAGAACTGGTCGACCGATTGCAGGCCCGCGGACTCGATCTGCCGATTCTGGTCCGCTTCAACGGCATTCTGAAAGAACGTCTGCGCGAGATGCACGACGTGTTCGCCAAGGCAATCAAGGATCACGACTACAAGGGGAAATACGCCTGCGTTTACCCGATCAAGGTGAATCAGCAGCGAGAAGTGGTCGACAAGATCATCGAATACGGCCGCGATTACGGATTTGGACTCGAAGCAGGCAGCAAGCCGGAACTGCTGGCGGTCATTGCGATGGCCGAGCCGCACATGCCTATCGTCTGCAACGGTTTCAAGGATGACGAGTTCATCGAAATGGCAATGCTGGCCACGAAGATCGGCCGCACCGTCATCCCCGTCGTCGAAAAATTCTCTGAACTGGAACGCATTCTGGCGTTCGCCACCAAGGTCGGCGTGCGCCCCATGATCGGGATGCGGGTCAAGCTGGCAGCTCGCGGCGCAGGCCGATGGCAGTCGTCAGGCGGTTACCGCTCCAAGTTCGGTTTGACCGTCAGCGAAATCCTGAAAGCACACGAGCTGCTCGAAAGCCGCGGAATGGCCGACTGCTTCAAGTTGCTCCATTTCCATCTCGGCAGCCAGATCACCAACATCCGCCAGGTGAAAGCGGCGATCAACGAGTCGATTCGAGTGTACGTCGATCTGCATCGTCGTGGCGCTGGTCTTGAATACCTGGACGTGGGGGGCGGACTGGGAGTCGATTACGACGGTTCGCAGACCAACTTCCAGTCGAGCATGAACTACACGCTGCAGGAATACGCGAACGACGTCGTCTACCACACGCTGACGGTCTGTGATGAAGCCGGCGTGCCGCATCCGCAGATCATCTCAGAGAGCGGACGTGCCGTCGCTGCGTTCCATAGCGTACTGGTCTTCGGCACGCTGGGCGTGACGCATCAAGGGGAACTCTCCGAGCTCCCCAGCACGATTCCCGAGAACTTCGAACAGCCGCTGCACGACCTGTGGGGCACTTATCAGGGAGTCGTCCCGCGGAATGCGCTGGAGAGCTATCATGACGCTCAGCAGGCGCTGGACATGACGATGAACCTGTTCAGCACCGGTTATCTGCCGCTGGAGCAACGGGTGCTGGCCGAGAACCTGTTCTTCGCGATCTGTCACAAGATTCGCAAGATCACCGAGGAGATGGAGTATGTCCCGGACGAGCTGACCGGCCTCGACCGGATGCTCTCCGACCTGTTCTTCTGCAACTTCTCACTGTTCCAGTCGATGCCGGATAGCTGGGCCATCAAGCAGCTCTTTCCTGTGATGCCGATTCATCGCCTGAAAGAGCAGCCGACTCGCCACGCCGTGCTATGCGACATCACCTGTGACTCCGACGGGAAGATCGACACGTTCATCGACCGCCGCGACGTCAAGAAGACGCTGATGCTGCACGACTACCAGAACGAGCCGTATTACCTGGGCGCGTTTCTGATCGGCGCGTATCAGGAAATTCTCGGCGACCTGCACAACCTCTTTGGCGACACGAACACCGTTCACGTCGACATCAAGGACGGCGAAGTCGTGCTGGAAACGATCATCAAGGGGGAGACGATCTACGAAGTGCTGGACTATGTGCAGTACAAGGGGAAAGACCTGATGGACCGCGTACAGGTGCACGTCGAAAATGCCGTTCGCCAGGGACGGATCGACAACGTCCAGGCCGGGCACTTCGTGAGAACCTACGAAGAAAGCCTGATGGGGTATACCTATCTGGAAGGGGCGCGAGACGTGTAATGAGGGAGGGAATTCCTCGTCGTTGGTCATGGGCAAGACGAGGAAGGTACAATTTGCACAGGTTTCTTGTTGCCTCCAAGGTGAGTGATCATGCAAAAGCCTGTAGACGATTTTGCCTTGCCCCTGGCGCAGAACTGTCGCATCTCAAGGCGAGAGATTTTGCAGGCGAGTTTGTCGGCTTGCGGTGCGCTGGCTCTGACACAGTCTGCCGCGGCGGCGGAGCCCGTCAGTTCGCAGAAGATTGATGACCGGAAGTTTTCTCCGAAGGCTTACAAGGTCAAGAAGTCAATCAATCTGTGGGCGTTTCCGTATCCGCAGCGGATGAATCTGGAAGAGTGTCTGCAACTGGCGAAGGATGCCGGATTCGACGGTATTGAACTCAATTACGATCTCGATAATGACCTCTCTCCCAAGGCGAGCAGCGGTGACTATGCGGCCATTCGCAAAATGGCCGATCGAATTGGGATCGAGATCAGCGGGCTCTGTTCATTTCTGTTCTGGCCGTACCCTTTGACGAGCAACGACGCGGGCAAGCGGCAACAGGGGCTGGAGCTGGCGGGCAAGATTGCCCAGGCCGCCCACGATCTGGGAGTGCAGAACGTGCTGGTCGTGCCGGGGGCAGTGAATATCCCGTGGCGGAACGATCATGAACCCGTTCCTAACGACGTCTGCGATCGTCGGGCGCGGGAGGCGGTGGGTCAGTTGGAAAAGCAGGCGGCCAAGCTGAAGGTGTTTTTGAACATAGAGAATATCTTTTTCAACGGCTACCTGATGACGCCGATGGAGATGAATCAATTCGTCGATAGTTTCGGCAGCGAACATGTCAAAGTGCATTTCGACACCGGCAACATCTCGATGTTCCAGTACCCTGAACACTGGGTGCCTGTGCTGGGGAAGCGGATTCAGAACATTCACTTCAAGGAATACACCAAGAAGGGGACGGATTACTCGCTGGAAACATTTCGACCATTGCTCGACGGCACGACGGACTGGCCGGCGGTGATGAATGCGCTCGAACAGACCGGCTATGAAGGCTATGTGACGTTCGAGTATTTCCATCCGTATCCGCACTACCCTGAAGCGTTGATCTATCAGACGAGCGATTCGCTGAATCGGATCATTGGACGGCGCGGGGCGTGACGAGTGATGTGCCATTCAGTCGCACCAAAGTCTTCCGTGAATCGTCGCGAGATTGAAATGCAGACCGTGAAGGCACTGCACGATGCTGGAATCGGAAATCTTGTGCCGGGCATGTGCGGCGTTCGGTCTACGGCTGGAGAATCTCAAGCTCCTGGGACGGTCGCAGAATCTGGTTTATGAACATCGCAGCGTCGAGGATTCGTCGATCTTACGAATTTCGACCGGTCGTTGGCGGACCATTACCGAAGTGGAAAGTGAACTCGCCTGGATGGATGAACTTGCCGCCGCTGGTATCGCGACTTGTCGTCCGCTGCAGTCGAATAAGGGTCGCCTGTGCGAGTTGATCGAGGAGGGCGGGGAGCAGGCGATCGCGGTGCATTTCGAGCATGCCCCAGGCCGTAAGATCGAACGGGCCGAGATCGATGAGGGGTTGTACCAACGCTTCGGCCGGTTGACGGCTCAATTGCACGCTTCGTCTTTTGATCGTCCTCTGCAGACTGCAGCGCAGGCAGGCCGCCTGCGCTGGGACCAGTCACGATTGCTCGTCCAGGATCTTGATGATTTCACGCCAGCACGCGCGGCGGGCTTTCGCCGGTCCGTCAGAGAACTCATCCAGGAATTACGACCACAGGTGGAGGGGCGGCTGGGTCTGGTGCATGGAGACCTTTCCTTTTCGAACATGTTTCTCGATGGAGAGCGATTGTGGATCTTCGACTTCGACAATTGTGAGATCGGTTCGATCGAACAGGATTTCTCCGTCGTGCTGTTTGATGCGATTTATTGCAGGCTGCTGAATCGAGTTTCGATGGACGAACTGGCTCAACAGATTCGGCAGCGCTGGATGCGGTTTCTTGAAGGGTACTGCGAGGTGCGGACGCTACCGAGGATTGACCCGGAGTTGCTGCGGAAGTTTCTAATTCTTCGCGAAGGATTGATTTACATTCATTACTGCCGCACGCTGGACTTTTCTGCTTTGACCGACGCAACGCGAGCAGCGATCGAGGAAATGCGACAACGCGTTGAAGATCGAGCCACGGAGATTGAATTGGCGGAGTGAAGGGCGGGATGATGGGTGCGTCACGGCTCATGTCTGACCAGTACGATTCATAATCCCCCCTGATACCGGGCTTCCGCCCAGCTCTCAAGACAAGTCTGCAGGCCGAGAGCCGTTGCGGCCAAATTGCATCGTTGCTGTCATTATCACCTGTTTTCGAGTGATTGGTGTTGCTGATTAGGAACATCACCGTGTCATCGCTGCGGAGAACTCCTGTCTGCTTGTGGCGGCGGCCTGATTCTGGTCTAGTCGAGCTGCCGTCAAATTCTTTGACGGCAAGGGGACGACTTCTTTCAGAAGACAAATATGAAACGGCAAATTCTCGGGGCTGCGGTCATTTTAACCCTGTGTGTCACAACCACGTTTGCCCAACGGGCAGGGGGACGCTCTGGCGGTGGGGGGGGCGGCGGACCTGGCGGAGGCGGGTCGCGCGGTGGTGAAGGGGGCGGCGGGTTTGGAGGCGGTGGCGGCGGTGGAGGTCCGGGCGGCGGTGATCGGTCTGGCGGCGGAGGAGGAGGTCCAGGCGGGGGAGCTGGCGGATTCGGCGGAGGCGGTGGAGCAAGCAGCAGTCGAGCCGGTGGGGCTGGCGGCTTTGGCGGCGGCAACAGTTCGCCTCCAGGCGGAAGCTGGCGCGATGGCTCAGGTAATTCTGGAGGACAGTTCGGCGGCATGGGGGCAGCCGGTCGCAATGGAGCAAATCAAGGGGACGGACAAGGGAACGCCGCCGCAGGGGCAGCCTTCGCCAACAAGAATCAATCCAGCGCTTCAGGTGCTGATGGTGCAGCTGCGGGAGCAGCTCACTCCAATCGCAATCAACCCAATGCTTCCGGCGCGGATGGCGCGGCAGCAGGTGCTGCCTATTCCAACAAGAACCAGCCCAACGCATCGGGTGCCGAAGGCGCTGCCGCCGGGGCCACGGCCGCGAATCGGAATCAACCGAACGCATCGGGCGCTCAAGGCGCGGCTGCTGGAGCAGCGGCTGCCAACCGCAACCAGCCGAATGCCACAGGTGCTCAGGGAGCCGCCGCAGGCGCTGCCTACGAGAATCGCAATCAGCCCAACGCCAGTGGTGCTGAAGGGGCTGCTGCCGGAGCGGCCTACGCAAACCGGAATCAACCGCAGATGTCGGGCGCTCAGGGCGCGGCCGCGGGCGCGGCGTATGCCAATCAGAATCAGCCGCAGATGTCCGGGGTCGAAGGGGCGGCAGCCTATGCCGGCGTTCGCGATTCCTACGATCATCCAGATGCTTACAGCCAGAACTGGTATGGCAATCACCCGGCCGCCTGGTCGGCGCCGAACTGGAGTTCAGGTAATGCCTGGAACGCTTCCAGCTACGATGCAGTGGCCAGTCACATCGGCGCGACCAGTACGCCTCCGGTCAACTATGGCTACGGGGACAACGTGAACTACGCCGACGGAAATGTGAACGTCAACGGCCAGAGCGTCGGTACTGCCGCCGCCTACAGCCAGCAGGCAGCAGACCTCGCAGCGAATGGTTACAACGCTCCCACCGCCGACAGCGACAACTGGCTGCCGCTGGGAGTCTTTGGTCTCGTTCGCAATGAGGCCCAGCATCCGCAACTGACCTTGCAACTGGCCGTCAACAACCAGGGCGTGCTGCGCGGCAACTATCATGACACCGTCACCGACACCACGCTGCCGATTCACGGCAAGGTGCAACAGGAGACCCAACGGGCCGCCTGGACCGTCGGCGAAAACGACAACTTCATCATGGAAGCGGGCGTGCAGAACCTGACCCAGGGTGAAGCCCCGACGCTGATCCACAAGAACGGCGAAACCGTTCGCTGGTGGCTCGTGCGACTGCCGAACCCAAACCAGGGAGGCAACCTGGGAACCGATCCGAATGCCGGAAACTGAATTCAGTTTGCCTCTCATTGCGAATTCAATCAGCGCGATTGTTTTCGCCATTGAGAAACCGTTGATGCCTTCATCCGCGACTGGGCGAGCCGCTCGCGAATGAAGGTGCGCCCTGCGTGGCGTGTTCATCTCGAATTCACTTCTTTCGATCCACCCCGGACGCCTCGATCTTGAGTGCGGTCTGGCAATTCAGTTCTTCGCCAACGTCAGGCAACCGTCTGGCGTTGGCCTGTCATTTCACCAACAGCGGGAAAACAAACGATGCAACACCGATTTCGATTCAGCGGTTTCGCGCCGCTGATGGCCGTGGCGGCCCTGCTGGGCGCCGCGGTCGCGGGCCAGGCCGCGGACAAACAGCCAAACATCGTCTTCATCATGGGAGACGACATCGGCTGGTATAACGTCGGCGCTTACAACCACGGCATCATGGCCGGCAGGACGCCGAATCTCGACAAGCTGGCCAAAAGCGGAATGATGTTCACGGACTATTATGCCGAGGCCAGTTGCACGGCCGGCCGCGCCAACTTCATTACAGGCCAGTTGCCGATTCGCACCGGTTTGACCACCGTCGGTCAGGCTGGTTCCAAGATCGGCATGCCGGCCGCAGCCCCGACGATCGCCACCGCCCTCAAGTCAATGGGCTATGCGACAGGCCAGTTCGGCAAGAATCACCTGGGGGATCTGAACGAGTTTCTGCCGACAGTGCATGGCTTCGACGAGTTCTTCGGCTACCTGTACCACCTCGACGCCATGGAAGATCCTTCTCACCGCAATTACCCGCCGGCACTGAAGGAAACCATCGGCCCTCGCAACATGGTTCACTCCTGGGCCACCGATAAAGACGATTCGACCGTCCAGCCTCGCTGGGGCAAGATCGGCAAGCAGAAGATCGTCGACGCCGGCACCTTGTATCCAGACCGGATGGAAACCGTCGATGACGAAATTCTCGATCTCGCGCTCAAGTTCACGGACAAGGCCAAGGCCGACGGCAAGCCGTTCTTTCTCTGGCTCAACCCCACTCGTATGCACGTCGTGACGCACCTGTCCGACAAATACGAGAACATGCGGACGCCGGAGAACGGCTGGTCCATTCAGGAAGCAGGCATGGCGCAGCTCGACGACGTGGTCGGCTCCGTCATGAAGTACCTCAAGGATCAGGGGCTGGAAGAGAACACCATCGTCGTCTTCTCCACCGACAACGGTGCGGAAAACTTCACCTGGCCTGACGGCGGACAGACTCCCTTCGCGGGCGGCAAAGGGACCGCGTTGGAAGGGGGCTTTCGAGTTCCCTGCATTCTCAGTTGGCCAGGCAAGGTGCCTGCCGCCACCGTGCAGAACCAGATTTTCTCCGGACTGGACTGGTTCCCGACGTTCGTGGCCGCGGCAGGCAATCCCGACGTTGCCGCGGAACTGCTGAAAGGGAAGCAACTGGGAGACAAGACCTATAAGGTTCATCTCGACGGCTATAACCAGTTGGACCTGATCACCGGCAAGGGACCGTCAGCGCGGCACGAAGTCTTCTACTTCACCGAGAGTACTCTGAGTGCGGTGCGGATCGACGATTACAAGTATCGCTTCACCGACCAGCCGGGCGGCTGGCTGGGGGGCACGATCAAGGTCGACTGGCCGATCCTCTGCAATCTGCGGCTCGACCCATTTGAACGGACAGGCATGCCGAGCGGAGACAAGGGCTCGATCAACTATTACGACTGGTTCGCCTATGAGTTCTGGCGTTTTACCTTTGTCCAGCAAGAGGTGGGCAAGTACGCCCAGACGTTTATCGAATACCCGCCGATGCAGGCGGGCGCCAGCTTCAACCTCGAGGCCCTCAAGGCCGAACTGGAAAAGAAAGCGGAGCAGATGAAGAGCGCCACTGGCAAGTAACGGTCTGGCAAGGATGATGAGCATGGGCGGTCCGCAAGAGCCGCCCATTTTTTGTCCACAGCGACATGTCGATGGAATCGACATGTTTTCAGAACGTGTCGAAAAAATCCCGTTTTGTCGACATGTCGTATTTGTGAGTTCTTGCCATTCTCATGCCGTCTTTGGCGTAAACTTCAGCGAGACAGAATTGATGCAGTACCGCTGCCCGGTCGGGGTATGAGGCGCGTCGTCGAAGATGTGGCCCAGGTGCGAACCGCAGTTGGCGCACAGCACTTCCGTGCGAGTCATGCCGTAGCTGCGATCGACAACCAGTTCGACTGCGTCGCCTGCCTTCGCCGCATAAAACGCAGGCCAGCCGCAGCCCGAGTGGAACTTCGTCTCTGACTCGAACAGTTCCTGTCCGCAGGCGGCGCAGGCGTAGGCGCCGGGTTCGAAGTGTTCGTCGTACTTGTTGCGAAAAGGACGTTCGGTCCCCTTCTGGCGGAGAACCTGATACTGCTCCGGCGTGAGCAGCTCTTTCCATTCGGCGTCGGTGCGTTGGATGTTGTGAGGCATGGGTGTGTTTGGTTGAAGGTTGAGAGGTTGATGGTTGAAGGTCAGATACTGTATCGCAGGAGTCGGGCGAGGCGTTTCAGGGCGGGGATGCGGGTAAGTAGTCGGGAGGGCCAGGAGAGGCGGGCCAGTTGTTGAGGGTCATGATCGGTGAGGTCGGTGACGAGTCGCAGACGCGGGTTCCAGGTTTCCAGTTCATGCGGGTCATCAATCCCCCAGCGTAACATCGCTCCTGTGGAGCGAATGGAAGAATGATAACCGATCAGTTTTAGACACAGTTGGCTGTAGGCATCGAAAATCAATTCGCCTGAGGGAAGATGAGCGAGCAAGGCATTCAGCAATGCCTGGACGTCATCTGCTGTGAGATAGGGGAACACTCCTTCGGCGACGATCAAGGTCGGTCTGTCGCTCGGAACTTCCGACAGCCATGTGTGCCCTGGTTCGGTGAGCGAAGCAGAGATCAACGTCTGGCCCACTCGTGACGGGTAGAGGCTTCTTCGCAGTTGAATGACTTCCGGCAAGTCGATGTCGAACCAGCGGACGGACGGATTCGGATTCACTCTGAGAATGCGGCTGTCGAGCCCGCAACCCAGGTGCAACACGACGGACTCGGAATGGGCAGCCAGGAATTCAGTGGTCCAGTCATCGAGCGTTTTTGCTCGCACCGCGAGCCCGATCATGCCGTCGCGCCACACCTGGAATCGGGTGAGGTCGGCATCGAGCCGTTCAATGGCGGCGGCAGCGAAGTGATCGTGCAGCAGTGAATCCGCGAGTCGGCTCTCCCTGGCCTTGGCGGAGAGGGTGATCAAAGGAGTTTGCTGCACGTTCTGCAGGCGGAGTTCCGTCATGTCCGCCTTTCCTAATGATGTTGACTGCACGTCTTGTATTTTTACCACTAACAGCAGGGGATCAACTGCGCTGCGCGGATCAGTTCTTTTCCTATTGCCTGGGGAGTTCACGAATCGGCGGCGAAAGCACTGTTTTTCTCAATCACCCGTGGACTTGAAGTGACGCAGGAGTCTATAGTTGCGTCGTCCGTCAGGCGGCGGAACGAGGTTTTGAAACATTCAGGGAGGAAATTTCAATGGGCAGGGTATTGGGCATCTCGCTGGGAATCGCATGTCTGCTCGCTGCAGGATTGAATGCAAAAGCAGATGAAGTGGTCCAGCCGCTCAACGGCCAATGGGTCGTGGTCGAACTGGTCGAAGACGGC containing:
- the speA gene encoding biosynthetic arginine decarboxylase — protein: MIDPANSWSLADSIDLYEIDRWGNGFFAVGKNGQVQVHPSRDVNQAIDLKELVDRLQARGLDLPILVRFNGILKERLREMHDVFAKAIKDHDYKGKYACVYPIKVNQQREVVDKIIEYGRDYGFGLEAGSKPELLAVIAMAEPHMPIVCNGFKDDEFIEMAMLATKIGRTVIPVVEKFSELERILAFATKVGVRPMIGMRVKLAARGAGRWQSSGGYRSKFGLTVSEILKAHELLESRGMADCFKLLHFHLGSQITNIRQVKAAINESIRVYVDLHRRGAGLEYLDVGGGLGVDYDGSQTNFQSSMNYTLQEYANDVVYHTLTVCDEAGVPHPQIISESGRAVAAFHSVLVFGTLGVTHQGELSELPSTIPENFEQPLHDLWGTYQGVVPRNALESYHDAQQALDMTMNLFSTGYLPLEQRVLAENLFFAICHKIRKITEEMEYVPDELTGLDRMLSDLFFCNFSLFQSMPDSWAIKQLFPVMPIHRLKEQPTRHAVLCDITCDSDGKIDTFIDRRDVKKTLMLHDYQNEPYYLGAFLIGAYQEILGDLHNLFGDTNTVHVDIKDGEVVLETIIKGETIYEVLDYVQYKGKDLMDRVQVHVENAVRQGRIDNVQAGHFVRTYEESLMGYTYLEGARDV
- a CDS encoding sugar phosphate isomerase/epimerase family protein; protein product: MQKPVDDFALPLAQNCRISRREILQASLSACGALALTQSAAAAEPVSSQKIDDRKFSPKAYKVKKSINLWAFPYPQRMNLEECLQLAKDAGFDGIELNYDLDNDLSPKASSGDYAAIRKMADRIGIEISGLCSFLFWPYPLTSNDAGKRQQGLELAGKIAQAAHDLGVQNVLVVPGAVNIPWRNDHEPVPNDVCDRRAREAVGQLEKQAAKLKVFLNIENIFFNGYLMTPMEMNQFVDSFGSEHVKVHFDTGNISMFQYPEHWVPVLGKRIQNIHFKEYTKKGTDYSLETFRPLLDGTTDWPAVMNALEQTGYEGYVTFEYFHPYPHYPEALIYQTSDSLNRIIGRRGA
- a CDS encoding phosphotransferase enzyme family protein translates to MLESEILCRACAAFGLRLENLKLLGRSQNLVYEHRSVEDSSILRISTGRWRTITEVESELAWMDELAAAGIATCRPLQSNKGRLCELIEEGGEQAIAVHFEHAPGRKIERAEIDEGLYQRFGRLTAQLHASSFDRPLQTAAQAGRLRWDQSRLLVQDLDDFTPARAAGFRRSVRELIQELRPQVEGRLGLVHGDLSFSNMFLDGERLWIFDFDNCEIGSIEQDFSVVLFDAIYCRLLNRVSMDELAQQIRQRWMRFLEGYCEVRTLPRIDPELLRKFLILREGLIYIHYCRTLDFSALTDATRAAIEEMRQRVEDRATEIELAE
- a CDS encoding arylsulfatase — its product is MQHRFRFSGFAPLMAVAALLGAAVAGQAADKQPNIVFIMGDDIGWYNVGAYNHGIMAGRTPNLDKLAKSGMMFTDYYAEASCTAGRANFITGQLPIRTGLTTVGQAGSKIGMPAAAPTIATALKSMGYATGQFGKNHLGDLNEFLPTVHGFDEFFGYLYHLDAMEDPSHRNYPPALKETIGPRNMVHSWATDKDDSTVQPRWGKIGKQKIVDAGTLYPDRMETVDDEILDLALKFTDKAKADGKPFFLWLNPTRMHVVTHLSDKYENMRTPENGWSIQEAGMAQLDDVVGSVMKYLKDQGLEENTIVVFSTDNGAENFTWPDGGQTPFAGGKGTALEGGFRVPCILSWPGKVPAATVQNQIFSGLDWFPTFVAAAGNPDVAAELLKGKQLGDKTYKVHLDGYNQLDLITGKGPSARHEVFYFTESTLSAVRIDDYKYRFTDQPGGWLGGTIKVDWPILCNLRLDPFERTGMPSGDKGSINYYDWFAYEFWRFTFVQQEVGKYAQTFIEYPPMQAGASFNLEALKAELEKKAEQMKSATGK
- the msrB gene encoding peptide-methionine (R)-S-oxide reductase MsrB, with protein sequence MPHNIQRTDAEWKELLTPEQYQVLRQKGTERPFRNKYDEHFEPGAYACAACGQELFESETKFHSGCGWPAFYAAKAGDAVELVVDRSYGMTRTEVLCANCGSHLGHIFDDAPHTPTGQRYCINSVSLKFTPKTA